One genomic segment of Amycolatopsis granulosa includes these proteins:
- a CDS encoding cell division protein FtsK, which yields MSVPTQPRPGDDANREEPVNTPEQEPVNTPATPDVNASDTPAVNTEQTDTVNGKVLPFAPRPDSAANVEAIPVQDRRDLARSEVIDAEIVDDDAAAAAAPVLVDPPEAPRTWWETIGDATARPLVAKWLTSWEEFTARAKYLARYAAHAFAFHALRVPVYVPTAFLRSFGAIGRLVARLYRWVYDAESKPVRMAARDRADVNEYMKLREARNETVRKRMLPVWLGLLCLIGVGYVCLSTLSAFWNWTLLLSVMTMIGWWGAPADKPVAGRAVDSVKTPKITSQMVEDALCSLGIGALNQAYTKGKRISFPSPIQRDGDGWRAEVDLPLGVPAGDVIAKRQELSSALRRQIGCVWPEGDAKVHEGRLVLWVGDQDLSKSRQPAWPLAKPGAVVDLFKPQPFGTDQRGRWVNVTLMFVSMVIGAVPRMGKTVTLRELLLIAILDPRAIVYAYDLKGTGDLAAIAPCAHAYGVGDDPEDIEVMVAEMRKLREEMRRRTKVIRSLPESICPDNKVTPELAARKDLGLAPIVVGVDECQVWFEHEKYGKEFEEICTDLAKRGPALGILLILATQRPDAKSLPTGISANAILRYCLKVQGHTENDMVLGTSMHKNGVRATMFARTDRGIGYLVGEGEEAKIVRSVYKDATDAKKIAAGARRRREEAGNITGYAAGESVDIEAARLDPLADALAMFQRGEDKLWSEVIVTRLAELRPNQYGNWTPANLATALKPYGVKPKQVWATDPTTGKGSNRNGYTRDALHAARDTAKSNGA from the coding sequence ATGTCCGTCCCGACCCAGCCCCGCCCCGGTGACGACGCCAACCGTGAGGAGCCCGTGAACACCCCCGAGCAGGAGCCCGTGAACACCCCGGCAACCCCGGACGTGAACGCCTCCGACACCCCGGCCGTGAACACCGAGCAGACCGACACCGTGAACGGCAAGGTGCTGCCGTTCGCGCCGCGACCCGACAGCGCCGCGAATGTCGAGGCGATCCCCGTTCAGGACCGCCGCGACCTCGCCCGGTCCGAGGTGATCGACGCCGAGATCGTGGACGACGACGCCGCCGCGGCTGCGGCGCCGGTGCTGGTCGATCCGCCCGAGGCGCCGCGGACCTGGTGGGAGACCATTGGGGACGCCACCGCCCGCCCGCTGGTGGCCAAGTGGCTGACCTCGTGGGAGGAGTTCACGGCCCGCGCCAAGTACCTCGCCCGGTACGCAGCCCACGCGTTCGCCTTCCACGCCCTGCGGGTGCCGGTGTACGTGCCCACGGCATTCCTGCGCTCGTTCGGCGCCATCGGCCGGCTGGTCGCCCGGCTGTACCGGTGGGTGTACGACGCGGAGTCCAAGCCGGTGCGCATGGCTGCCCGTGACCGGGCGGACGTGAACGAGTACATGAAGCTGCGTGAAGCCCGTAACGAGACCGTGCGCAAGCGCATGCTGCCGGTTTGGCTCGGGCTGCTGTGCCTGATCGGCGTGGGGTACGTGTGCCTGTCCACGCTGTCGGCGTTCTGGAACTGGACGCTGCTGCTGTCGGTCATGACCATGATCGGGTGGTGGGGTGCCCCGGCCGACAAGCCGGTCGCCGGTCGCGCCGTGGACAGCGTGAAGACGCCGAAGATCACGTCCCAGATGGTCGAGGACGCCCTGTGTTCGCTGGGCATCGGGGCGCTCAACCAGGCTTACACCAAGGGCAAGCGCATCAGCTTCCCCTCACCGATCCAGCGCGACGGCGATGGGTGGCGCGCGGAGGTCGACCTGCCGTTGGGCGTGCCCGCGGGGGACGTGATCGCCAAGCGGCAGGAGCTTTCCTCGGCGCTGCGTCGTCAAATCGGCTGCGTGTGGCCGGAAGGTGATGCGAAGGTCCATGAGGGACGGTTGGTGCTGTGGGTGGGTGACCAGGACCTGTCCAAGTCGCGTCAGCCGGCGTGGCCGCTGGCCAAGCCGGGTGCGGTGGTGGACCTGTTCAAGCCCCAGCCCTTCGGCACCGACCAGCGCGGCCGGTGGGTGAACGTGACCCTGATGTTCGTGTCCATGGTCATCGGCGCGGTTCCGCGGATGGGCAAGACGGTCACCCTGCGGGAACTGCTGCTCATCGCGATCCTGGACCCGCGCGCCATCGTCTACGCCTACGACCTCAAGGGCACCGGTGACCTGGCCGCGATCGCCCCGTGCGCGCACGCCTACGGTGTCGGCGACGACCCGGAGGACATCGAGGTCATGGTGGCCGAGATGCGCAAGCTCCGGGAGGAAATGCGCCGACGTACCAAGGTGATCCGCTCGCTTCCGGAGTCGATCTGCCCGGACAACAAGGTCACTCCCGAGCTTGCCGCGCGCAAGGACCTCGGCCTGGCGCCGATCGTCGTGGGTGTGGATGAGTGCCAGGTGTGGTTCGAGCACGAGAAGTACGGCAAGGAGTTCGAAGAGATCTGCACCGACCTGGCCAAGCGCGGCCCGGCGCTGGGCATCCTGCTGATCCTGGCCACCCAACGGCCGGACGCCAAGTCCCTGCCCACCGGCATCAGCGCGAACGCGATCCTGCGCTACTGCCTCAAGGTCCAGGGCCACACCGAAAACGACATGGTGTTGGGCACCAGCATGCACAAGAACGGCGTCCGGGCCACGATGTTCGCCCGCACCGACCGCGGTATCGGCTACCTGGTCGGTGAGGGCGAAGAAGCCAAGATCGTGCGGTCGGTCTACAAGGACGCCACCGACGCCAAGAAAATCGCCGCCGGTGCCCGCCGTCGCCGGGAAGAGGCCGGGAACATCACCGGCTACGCCGCCGGCGAGTCCGTCGACATCGAGGCAGCCCGCCTGGACCCGCTGGCCGATGCCCTCGCGATGTTCCAGCGTGGCGAGGACAAGCTCTGGTCCGAGGTCATCGTCACCCGCCTCGCCGAGCTGCGCCCCAACCAGTACGGCAACTGGACCCCCGCCAACCTCGCCACCGCCCTCAAGCCCTACGGCGTCAAGCCCAAGCAGGTGTGGGCCACCGACCCGACGACCGGCAAGGGCAGCAACCGCAACGGCTACACCCGCGACGCCCTCCACGCAGCACGCGACACCGCGAAAAGCAACGGAGCGTAA
- a CDS encoding tyrosine-type recombinase/integrase, producing MQTSHDVRIWAVEKIKGKRKTSYRVRWLVAKQRFGESFATVGLADSFRSDLVTAARKGEAFDTETGLPVSMMRKLATMPWFEFACEYADMKWPNSSPRYRKSTAESLARITLAMTESRASLPDAGSPEGRELRQALMAAFNPTTRKAALSGRMAGELSTIARNNRNVNDLEKPEVLRSVLADLETNLDGKRGSANTVRIRKAALTNSIDYAIEKKLLAGNPLAELKTKRRNYALKEVDPASVVNPMQARMLLEAVGNVGKPGPPLVAFFATMYYAGLRPEEAANLNKTDLAIPEEGWGDLNLSGARPEIGKEWTDSGEASEVGPLKHREENIGRTVPCAPALTEILHNHLTRFGTAPDGRLFRGARDGGRVSSSVYGRVWAAARELVFTEAVQAGPLGKRPYDLRHACVSTWLSGGVEPTRVAKWAGHSLSVLLKVYAKCLDGGEKAARDRAERAMRGW from the coding sequence ATGCAGACCAGCCACGACGTCCGTATCTGGGCCGTAGAGAAGATCAAGGGCAAGCGGAAGACCAGCTACCGCGTGCGCTGGCTCGTGGCGAAACAGAGGTTCGGCGAGTCCTTCGCGACGGTCGGTCTCGCCGATAGCTTCCGCTCGGATCTCGTCACCGCAGCGCGTAAGGGCGAAGCGTTCGACACCGAGACCGGCCTGCCGGTCTCGATGATGCGGAAGCTCGCGACAATGCCATGGTTCGAGTTCGCGTGCGAGTACGCCGACATGAAGTGGCCGAACTCCTCGCCTCGATACCGGAAGTCCACTGCGGAATCGCTCGCACGAATCACCTTGGCCATGACCGAGAGCCGCGCTTCGTTGCCTGATGCAGGCAGCCCCGAGGGACGGGAGTTGCGGCAAGCCCTGATGGCTGCGTTCAATCCGACGACGCGCAAGGCAGCCCTGTCCGGCCGGATGGCCGGCGAGCTGAGCACGATCGCCCGGAACAACCGGAACGTGAACGACCTGGAGAAGCCCGAGGTACTCCGGTCCGTGCTGGCCGACCTCGAAACCAACCTGGACGGGAAGCGAGGATCGGCGAACACCGTGCGCATCCGCAAGGCCGCGCTCACCAACTCCATCGACTACGCCATTGAGAAGAAGCTGCTCGCGGGAAACCCACTCGCCGAGCTGAAGACGAAGCGGCGCAACTACGCACTCAAGGAGGTCGACCCCGCATCGGTCGTGAACCCGATGCAGGCGCGGATGTTGTTGGAGGCAGTCGGAAACGTGGGGAAACCGGGACCACCACTCGTTGCCTTCTTCGCCACGATGTACTACGCAGGTTTGCGCCCCGAGGAGGCCGCGAACCTGAACAAGACTGATCTGGCGATTCCCGAGGAAGGTTGGGGTGACCTCAACCTGAGTGGCGCGCGCCCAGAGATCGGGAAGGAGTGGACCGACTCGGGTGAGGCGAGCGAAGTGGGTCCGCTGAAGCACCGCGAGGAGAACATCGGCCGGACCGTTCCGTGCGCGCCGGCGTTGACGGAGATCCTGCACAACCACCTCACCCGGTTCGGCACCGCGCCGGACGGTCGCCTCTTCCGCGGCGCCCGGGACGGCGGTCGGGTGTCGAGCAGCGTCTACGGACGCGTGTGGGCTGCCGCGCGCGAGCTGGTGTTCACCGAAGCGGTGCAGGCCGGTCCGCTCGGCAAGCGGCCGTACGACCTCCGTCACGCGTGCGTCTCAACGTGGCTGAGCGGCGGCGTAGAGCCCACCCGGGTAGCGAAGTGGGCAGGCCACAGCCTCTCGGTGCTGCTGAAGGTCTACGCGAAGTGCCTGGACGGCGGCGAGAAGGCCGCTCGTGACCGCGCTGAGCGCGCCATGCGTGGCTGGTAG
- a CDS encoding DUF3987 domain-containing protein translates to MTYPVRLVHPAPIPAGADEFEAKAAAAVARARAWLPTLDETVFDCYLGHLVRQIEPTSEADPVAILASLLCFAGVHLGRHPHVRAGDDPHPLLVWPLVIGHTNTGKKGSSWSAAKRVITDTDAEFVPANIKAGLASGEGLAQRFAINEDDDTGPRDLRLLVMEPEWGGVMAKMKREGNSLSQVLRAAWEGGDLSTLTVNARIAPESHVGIVAHITPDEFRAKLSDADMAGGTYNRFLPLAVAWSKALPDSVGAAPNLVRSLAAGLADRLAAGARLGALDLAEDARPLWRQLYLEFNTDTHHPKVAQFVSRALPYCKRIAGIHAALDGEPAIHAAHLHAAAALVRYSIDSARALFVDTTTPAKLAAWIAEAGETGRTRKDITREFFGGNADRATIDGILTQLIHAAMINRSSRRPDSGKGRPIEVYTARAPDPRTKRTNEQAP, encoded by the coding sequence ATGACCTACCCCGTCCGGCTGGTGCACCCGGCGCCGATCCCGGCCGGCGCCGACGAGTTCGAGGCCAAGGCCGCCGCCGCGGTCGCCCGCGCCCGCGCATGGTTGCCGACCTTGGACGAGACCGTGTTCGACTGCTACCTCGGACACCTCGTCCGGCAGATCGAGCCGACCAGCGAGGCCGACCCGGTGGCGATCCTCGCGTCGCTGCTGTGCTTCGCCGGGGTGCACCTCGGACGGCACCCGCACGTCCGTGCCGGTGACGACCCGCACCCGCTGTTGGTGTGGCCGCTGGTCATCGGCCACACCAACACCGGTAAGAAGGGCTCGTCCTGGTCGGCCGCCAAGCGGGTCATCACCGACACCGACGCCGAGTTCGTGCCCGCCAACATCAAAGCCGGTCTCGCCTCCGGCGAAGGGCTCGCCCAGCGCTTCGCCATCAACGAAGACGACGACACGGGACCGCGGGACCTGCGCCTGCTGGTGATGGAACCGGAGTGGGGCGGGGTCATGGCCAAAATGAAGCGCGAGGGCAACAGCCTCTCCCAAGTGCTGCGCGCCGCCTGGGAAGGCGGCGACCTGTCCACCCTCACCGTGAACGCCCGCATCGCCCCGGAGTCCCACGTCGGGATCGTCGCCCACATCACCCCGGACGAGTTCCGCGCCAAGCTCTCCGACGCCGACATGGCCGGCGGCACCTACAACCGCTTCCTCCCGCTCGCCGTCGCCTGGTCCAAAGCCCTGCCCGACAGCGTCGGCGCCGCCCCGAACCTCGTGCGCTCACTCGCCGCCGGGCTCGCCGACCGGCTCGCCGCCGGCGCCCGGCTCGGCGCCTTGGACCTCGCCGAGGACGCCCGCCCCCTGTGGCGCCAGCTCTACCTGGAGTTCAACACCGACACCCACCACCCCAAGGTTGCCCAGTTCGTCTCACGCGCCCTGCCGTACTGCAAACGGATCGCCGGAATCCACGCCGCCCTGGACGGAGAACCCGCCATCCACGCCGCCCACCTCCACGCCGCCGCCGCACTCGTGCGCTACTCCATCGACTCCGCCCGCGCCCTGTTCGTCGACACCACCACCCCCGCCAAACTCGCCGCCTGGATCGCCGAAGCCGGCGAGACCGGCCGCACACGCAAGGACATCACTCGCGAGTTCTTCGGCGGGAACGCCGACCGCGCCACCATCGACGGCATCCTCACCCAGCTGATCCACGCCGCGATGATCAACCGCAGTAGCCGCCGACCGGACAGCGGCAAGGGCCGACCGATCGAGGTCTACACCGCCCGCGCGCCCGACCCACGAACTAAACGAACTAACGAACAAGCTCCCTGA
- a CDS encoding HNH endonuclease family protein: MHTRTSLSLALLATLALTAGCDPLTDAGATTADSTEATAALAALPVAPEDTGFHYDRDDWPHWKTVHGTCNAREQALLDQGQGVHVDDQCRPVAGTWVSPYDGVTVTDASKLDIDHLVPLAEVARSGRIENGRRVGPRTWSRAERERYANDPDVLVVATARANRSKGDQDPAHWLPERDRCGYATRWIETKTRYRLSIDQAEHDALAAVLAHCD, from the coding sequence ATGCACACCCGCACCAGCCTCAGTCTCGCGCTGCTCGCCACCCTCGCCCTGACCGCCGGATGTGACCCCCTCACCGACGCCGGCGCCACCACGGCCGACTCGACCGAGGCCACCGCCGCCCTCGCCGCGCTACCCGTCGCCCCCGAGGACACAGGCTTCCACTACGACCGCGACGACTGGCCGCACTGGAAGACCGTGCACGGCACCTGCAACGCCCGCGAACAAGCCCTGCTCGACCAGGGCCAAGGTGTGCACGTCGACGACCAGTGCCGCCCGGTCGCCGGGACGTGGGTCAGCCCCTACGACGGGGTGACCGTCACGGATGCGTCCAAACTGGACATTGACCACCTCGTGCCGCTGGCCGAGGTCGCCCGCTCCGGCCGCATCGAGAACGGCCGGCGCGTCGGCCCTCGCACGTGGTCTCGGGCGGAGCGGGAGCGCTACGCCAACGACCCCGACGTCCTGGTCGTCGCGACCGCCCGCGCGAACCGGTCCAAAGGGGACCAGGACCCCGCGCACTGGCTCCCCGAGCGGGACCGCTGCGGCTACGCCACCCGCTGGATCGAAACCAAGACCCGCTACCGCCTCTCGATCGATCAGGCCGAACACGACGCCCTGGCCGCCGTCCTCGCGCACTGCGACTGA
- a CDS encoding WhiB family transcriptional regulator — translation MPQLRQPRRITGTTTPGRAPAVPPTWAVLGVTAAELAWHEQAACRGTDPDAFFPEPGPGAAELTAAAKRVCARCTVRAACAEWARSHDEEFGIWGGQTEQERPHRRHRPQNPRDREVARLTRAGKTAREIACTLRTTPRTVVRVRARLRDAA, via the coding sequence ATGCCCCAGCTTCGCCAGCCGCGCCGCATCACCGGCACCACCACACCCGGCCGCGCCCCAGCCGTCCCGCCGACGTGGGCCGTCCTCGGCGTGACCGCCGCCGAGCTTGCCTGGCACGAGCAGGCCGCCTGCCGCGGCACCGACCCGGACGCGTTCTTCCCCGAACCCGGCCCCGGGGCCGCCGAGCTGACCGCCGCGGCCAAGCGGGTCTGTGCCCGCTGCACCGTCCGCGCTGCCTGCGCGGAGTGGGCTCGGAGCCACGACGAGGAGTTCGGCATCTGGGGCGGACAGACCGAGCAGGAACGCCCGCACCGCCGGCACCGCCCGCAGAACCCGCGGGACCGGGAGGTCGCCCGCCTCACCCGCGCCGGCAAGACCGCCCGCGAGATCGCCTGCACCCTGCGCACGACCCCGCGCACCGTCGTCCGTGTCCGGGCTCGGCTGCGCGACGCCGCCTGA
- a CDS encoding lantibiotic dehydratase, with the protein MFSCASPALLRAAVRPRATGPLPPLEALAADRVLMEAVETASPSLAADVHRVVRGEPVKDKVRRRAALALGKYHLRMTSRATPFGLFAGVAPVRLGERPELRFGDRHRPATRPDAEWLDGLLHRLRTDPLVLDRAVLVANDIVFVRGDRLVLPERYEAAHRREASVRFTPLVRAVREIARTPVAWPDLVEALCRRFRRTGFETVLRQLVEAGVLLTDLDPPPDCVDPLAHVLDRIPPAHPVHSELRAIQAGLRAADVAAEDRRSRRRTVVARMRALHDANDVIQTDLRLDLTATLPAEVGAEAARAADVLWRLGSVSAPSWLDGYRQRFLERYGSDRAVPVLELLDDTRGLGLPEFGQRPDPHGHEDLVTHLLAAVRAGRDEIELDDELIDRLAEDPPARRPVSMELCAEVLAPHWEALCAGDFRLVVGENLGSPQAGSTSARFAHLMPEVDAELTALVRNGAPAGAAQVAFRPRTIRSANVAAVPQRLPVRLPVGCGPAVARVADVRLDRLAVGATQDELYLVDRETGRRIVPVSGSMLNPRSGHVPPVARFLLELGEQANPSCLPWRWGALAPAPYLPRVRYGRTVLAPARWRPSHEMLERTSSWPEAVRAWRQRWEVPRWVQLTSSDNRIRIDLDDPGHLRLFDAELRKTPRLVVQEVLAHGDGWLGGHACEVVFPLLGERPAERPAPAVRTRSDALRLPGGDWLYAKLYAADTAQREILRTRLPELVGGVDDWHFVRYADPDPHLRIRFAGKPDVLWTTLLPRLHTWAGALRDAGLLSRLVLDSYDPEVERYGGPDAIAEAERVFHADSVVALAVLERDTAELLALSVLDLVRHFGSGPRVLGWLAAAVPLDQRRAARRESREALAAALDTTGRPSLGQPWRRRSEVLADYLKTLSPEQHGRVALSLAHMHCNRVLGLDRTREQEVYAVVHGGLSLRLDRAGHGR; encoded by the coding sequence ATGTTCAGCTGTGCGAGCCCGGCCCTGCTGCGGGCCGCGGTGCGTCCGCGCGCCACGGGGCCGCTCCCGCCGCTGGAGGCGCTCGCGGCGGACCGGGTCCTGATGGAAGCGGTGGAGACGGCCAGCCCGAGCCTGGCCGCCGACGTTCACCGTGTGGTGCGCGGCGAACCGGTCAAGGACAAGGTCCGCAGGCGCGCCGCCCTTGCCCTCGGCAAGTACCACCTGCGCATGACCAGCCGGGCCACGCCGTTCGGGCTGTTCGCGGGCGTCGCGCCCGTCCGGCTGGGCGAGCGGCCCGAGCTGCGGTTCGGCGACCGGCATCGTCCGGCCACGCGACCGGACGCCGAGTGGCTGGACGGGCTGCTGCACCGGCTGCGCACCGATCCGCTCGTCCTCGATCGAGCGGTCCTCGTGGCGAACGACATCGTCTTCGTCCGCGGGGACCGGCTCGTGCTGCCGGAGCGGTACGAGGCGGCGCATCGCCGCGAAGCGTCGGTCCGGTTCACCCCGCTCGTGCGCGCCGTCCGGGAGATCGCTCGCACACCGGTGGCGTGGCCGGACCTGGTCGAGGCGCTGTGCCGCCGCTTCCGGCGCACCGGGTTCGAGACGGTGCTGCGGCAGCTCGTCGAGGCCGGTGTCCTGCTCACCGACCTCGACCCGCCGCCGGACTGCGTGGACCCGCTCGCCCACGTCCTCGACCGGATTCCGCCCGCGCACCCGGTGCACTCGGAGCTGCGCGCGATCCAGGCCGGTCTCCGTGCCGCGGACGTCGCCGCCGAGGACCGCCGGTCACGGCGGCGGACGGTCGTGGCGCGGATGCGCGCGCTGCACGACGCGAACGACGTGATCCAGACCGACCTGCGGCTCGACCTCACGGCCACGTTGCCGGCCGAGGTGGGCGCGGAGGCCGCGCGCGCCGCCGACGTGCTGTGGCGGCTGGGAAGCGTGTCCGCTCCGTCCTGGTTGGACGGTTATCGGCAGCGCTTCCTCGAACGGTACGGCAGTGACCGGGCGGTGCCGGTGCTGGAGCTGCTCGACGATACCCGTGGCCTGGGCCTGCCCGAGTTCGGGCAGCGGCCCGACCCGCACGGCCACGAGGACCTCGTGACGCACCTGCTGGCGGCGGTGCGGGCGGGCCGCGACGAGATCGAACTCGACGACGAGCTGATCGACCGCCTCGCCGAGGATCCGCCCGCGCGCCGCCCGGTGTCGATGGAGCTGTGCGCGGAAGTGCTGGCGCCCCACTGGGAGGCCCTGTGCGCCGGGGACTTCCGGCTGGTCGTCGGGGAGAACCTGGGGTCGCCCCAGGCCGGGTCGACGAGCGCGCGGTTCGCGCACCTGATGCCGGAGGTCGACGCCGAGCTGACCGCGCTGGTCCGCAACGGCGCCCCGGCCGGCGCCGCGCAGGTCGCGTTCCGGCCGCGGACGATCCGCTCCGCCAACGTCGCCGCGGTGCCGCAGCGGCTTCCGGTGCGCCTTCCCGTCGGGTGCGGGCCGGCCGTCGCGCGGGTCGCCGACGTGCGGCTGGACCGGCTGGCCGTGGGCGCGACGCAGGACGAGCTGTACCTGGTGGACCGGGAAACCGGGCGGCGGATCGTGCCGGTGTCCGGTTCGATGCTCAACCCGCGCAGCGGCCACGTCCCGCCGGTCGCGCGGTTCCTGCTCGAACTGGGGGAGCAGGCGAACCCGTCGTGCCTGCCGTGGCGGTGGGGCGCGCTCGCGCCGGCCCCGTACCTGCCGCGGGTCCGGTACGGCCGGACCGTGCTCGCGCCCGCGCGGTGGCGGCCCAGTCACGAGATGCTGGAGCGCACCTCCAGCTGGCCGGAGGCGGTCCGGGCCTGGCGGCAGCGCTGGGAGGTGCCGCGATGGGTGCAGCTGACCAGCTCGGACAACCGGATCCGCATCGACCTCGACGACCCCGGTCACCTGCGGCTGTTCGACGCGGAGCTGCGGAAGACGCCACGGCTGGTCGTCCAGGAGGTCCTCGCCCACGGCGACGGCTGGCTCGGCGGGCACGCGTGCGAGGTCGTCTTCCCGCTGCTCGGCGAACGCCCCGCCGAGCGGCCGGCGCCGGCTGTCCGGACGCGCTCCGACGCGCTGCGGCTGCCCGGCGGTGACTGGTTGTACGCCAAGCTGTACGCCGCGGACACCGCGCAGCGCGAGATCCTCCGGACGCGGCTGCCCGAGCTGGTCGGCGGGGTGGACGACTGGCACTTCGTCCGCTACGCCGATCCCGATCCGCACCTGCGGATCCGCTTCGCCGGCAAGCCCGACGTCCTGTGGACGACGCTGCTGCCGCGCCTGCACACCTGGGCGGGCGCGCTCCGCGACGCCGGACTGCTGTCCCGGCTGGTGCTGGACAGCTACGACCCCGAGGTCGAACGGTACGGCGGCCCGGATGCGATCGCCGAGGCGGAGCGGGTGTTCCACGCCGATTCCGTGGTCGCGCTCGCCGTGCTGGAGCGGGACACGGCGGAACTGCTGGCCCTGAGCGTGCTCGATCTCGTCCGGCACTTCGGATCCGGTCCGCGGGTACTCGGCTGGCTCGCCGCGGCCGTCCCCCTCGACCAGCGGCGCGCCGCACGGCGGGAGAGCCGGGAAGCGCTGGCCGCGGCCCTGGATACCACCGGCCGGCCGTCACTGGGCCAACCGTGGCGGCGGCGGAGCGAGGTGCTCGCGGACTACCTGAAGACGCTGTCGCCGGAGCAGCACGGGCGGGTGGCGCTGAGTCTGGCGCACATGCACTGCAACCGCGTGCTCGGCCTGGACCGGACGCGGGAGCAGGAGGTGTACGCGGTGGTCCACGGTGGACTGTCGCTGCGCCTGGACCGGGCGGGGCACGGCCGGTGA
- a CDS encoding lanthionine synthetase LanC family protein, with protein sequence MTAAAVAFEVGDRLRAVRGRGPGLLDGHPGIALLHAALSAWDPAWAPVTHAQLADAEGAAPDALIPAVLVHRAVHGGGYDGLLRKAGAALAGVCESWPARGPLGVPDYDVISGLTGKGRLLLAVGGDRCAAALDGVLSYLVGLTRPVVVDGYEVPGWWCSPERYAVPVDRERYPRGDFNLGLAHGISGPLALLALAHRHGHRVDGMTDAMRVITDWLLRWAWTDETGVSWPSRVGFDAQVRGSAVPASRSAWCYGTAGVAYALHLAAAELRDAGVAGLASAAVRRPGPAEGPTFCHGDAGLLQITTRMGVAGDTVAERVLAAFDPAAPFGFRHLRHTGERADEPGLLQGAAGAALALATYAGNPAPWDVALLLS encoded by the coding sequence GTGACGGCGGCGGCGGTCGCGTTCGAGGTGGGTGATCGCCTGCGCGCGGTGCGTGGCCGCGGGCCGGGGCTGCTGGACGGGCACCCCGGGATCGCGCTCCTGCACGCGGCGCTGTCCGCCTGGGACCCGGCCTGGGCGCCGGTGACGCACGCCCAGCTCGCGGATGCGGAGGGGGCGGCCCCGGACGCGCTGATTCCCGCCGTGCTGGTGCACCGCGCGGTGCACGGCGGCGGCTACGACGGCTTGCTGCGCAAGGCCGGTGCGGCGCTCGCCGGGGTGTGTGAGTCGTGGCCGGCGCGCGGCCCGCTCGGCGTGCCGGATTACGACGTGATCAGCGGTCTCACCGGCAAGGGCCGGCTGCTGCTCGCCGTGGGCGGTGACCGGTGCGCGGCCGCGCTGGACGGGGTGCTGTCGTATCTCGTCGGGCTGACCCGGCCGGTCGTTGTGGACGGCTACGAGGTGCCCGGCTGGTGGTGTTCGCCCGAGCGGTACGCGGTGCCGGTCGACCGCGAGCGCTACCCGCGCGGCGATTTCAACCTCGGCCTGGCGCACGGCATCAGTGGTCCCCTCGCGTTGCTGGCGCTGGCCCACCGGCACGGCCACCGGGTGGACGGGATGACCGATGCGATGCGGGTGATCACGGACTGGTTGCTGCGGTGGGCGTGGACCGACGAGACCGGGGTGAGCTGGCCGTCGCGTGTCGGGTTCGACGCGCAGGTGCGGGGCTCGGCGGTGCCGGCGTCGCGCTCGGCCTGGTGCTACGGCACGGCCGGCGTGGCGTACGCGCTGCACCTGGCCGCAGCCGAGCTGCGCGACGCCGGGGTCGCCGGGCTGGCCTCGGCCGCGGTGCGCAGGCCGGGCCCGGCGGAGGGCCCGACCTTCTGCCACGGCGACGCCGGGTTGCTGCAGATCACCACACGGATGGGGGTGGCGGGGGACACCGTCGCCGAGCGGGTGCTGGCGGCGTTCGACCCGGCGGCGCCGTTCGGGTTCCGGCACCTCCGCCACACCGGCGAGCGGGCGGACGAGCCCGGCCTGCTCCAGGGCGCGGCCGGGGCGGCACTGGCACTGGCGACCTACGCCGGCAACCCCGCGCCGTGGGACGTGGCGCTGTTGCTGTCCTGA
- a CDS encoding helix-turn-helix transcriptional regulator codes for MGATSRFLTLKAFCEELQVAKSTFYDWCAKGRAPRHIKLPNGEIRIRRSDLDAWLESREVAA; via the coding sequence ATGGGCGCCACGTCCCGATTCCTCACCTTGAAAGCGTTCTGCGAAGAGCTTCAGGTCGCCAAGTCGACCTTCTACGACTGGTGCGCAAAGGGCCGCGCGCCGCGCCACATCAAGCTGCCGAACGGCGAGATTCGTATTCGCCGCTCGGACCTCGACGCGTGGCTCGAATCCCGAGAGGTGGCAGCCTAA
- a CDS encoding YajQ family cyclic di-GMP-binding protein, translating to MADPSFDVVSKVDRQEVDNALNQAAKELSTRFDFRGVNAKVSWAGEEAVTIEADTEERAKAAVEVFKEKLIKRGISLKAFEADEPAVSGKIYKVNGKIVQGIATDKAKQIAKAIRDEGPKGVQAQIQGDQLRVSGKKKDHLQDVIALLKDKDFGIALQFTNYR from the coding sequence GTGGCGGATCCGTCATTCGACGTGGTGAGCAAGGTCGACCGGCAGGAGGTCGACAACGCGCTGAACCAGGCGGCCAAGGAGCTTTCCACCCGCTTCGACTTCCGCGGCGTCAACGCCAAGGTCTCCTGGGCCGGCGAAGAGGCCGTGACGATCGAAGCCGACACCGAGGAGCGCGCCAAGGCCGCGGTCGAGGTGTTCAAGGAGAAGCTGATCAAGCGCGGCATCTCGCTGAAGGCGTTCGAGGCCGACGAGCCCGCGGTGTCCGGCAAGATCTACAAGGTCAACGGCAAGATCGTCCAGGGCATCGCCACCGACAAGGCCAAGCAGATCGCCAAGGCGATCCGCGACGAGGGTCCCAAGGGGGTCCAGGCGCAGATCCAGGGTGACCAGCTCCGCGTCTCCGGCAAGAAGAAGGACCACCTGCAGGACGTCATCGCCCTGCTGAAGGACAAGGACTTCGGCATCGCGTTGCAGTTCACCAACTATCGCTGA